GCGCTGGGGGGAACAGAAGGGTGGGATGGGGACTGTCTGAGGGCCAGATTGCACCTTGTAAAATAATGCAGAGTTCAGAGTTCTGACCATGTGAAGGTATGACCtactcaaaatgttttttaaaagtaaagctgCTCTGCCCAGAGAACCTGGAAACCTTTCAGGCAAAAGGGCCAGAAAGTAACTCAGGCAAATGTTTTCCCGCTGAGTCAGCAGATCGTGTCAACTCAGTGCAAACAAAGAGCAGCCTCCCCATCACCAGCGCCTCCCCCTTCATCAGTGCACTCACACAGACATTGGTCCGTTTCCTGTTCTTGGCATCTCTGTACTCTGTTGGTCCAACTCAGACAGCAACTTTAAGATGTTCAGTGCAGCCTAGTGGGGATGGAAAGAAGAGTAAAGCCACAGCCATCGCTTGGGACCGCCATGTGGTACACTGGACAGGCAGGCAAGAGAGTTCCTGCTGCCCAGCAAACAGGTGGTAACTTCTTCAACTCTGGTACTACTAAataaaactttccatttttaatttaaaatacaagtttttaaaatattcacagtTACCTCACTAGTCATAAcctatgaaaatttatttttctttccagtatTTTTAACCTTGTGGTAACCAGACTGCACAAATGTTATATCCTGCCAGCAAAAATCTACCGTGTACTTTtctttctatagagacagggtcttactaagttgcccaggctggtctcaaactcctaggctcatgcatccttctgccttggcctcccaaagtgctgggattacaggtgtgggcctcCACGCCCAGCCTATCATGTATTTTGCTTATTACATTATctttggagacatttttttttttgaaatggagtctcaccctgttgctcaggctggagtggagtagcatgatcttggctcactgcaaccgccatctcccaggttcaagaaattctcctgcctgcctcccaagtagctaggattgcaggtgcccaccaccacacctggctgattttattttgtatttttagttgagacggggtttcactacattggccaggctggtcttgaactaccgacttcaggtgatctacccccctcagcctcccgcagtgctggaattatagagtgagccaccatgtccagcccagaGACATTAATTTGATGCAAACATGATGTCCCACAAAGTGAATACACCACAGTTTACTTAGATTCGTTCATCTGATCAATTCTTTCTCTCAGTTTTCTGATAACAATAATTTCATCTGAACAGAAGACCAAAGCAAGGGCATTTCACAGCTGCCAGAATGTGGACCTGCAGTTCCTTGTTCTGGTGAGAGATGAAGTGAATGCGGTCTCTGGGTGAGCTGCAGGATCCCAGTTGCCCCTCAGGCCAGCAGGGAACAGGAAGGGAAAGTGAGCTAAAGCTGCCGAGTTCTGatcaggattaagaaattgaTCCAATCAGCTATGAcaaaaagtcttcaaaaatatGAACACTATCAAACAACCAACTGTTCTCAAGGTCTACAAGAGAATCTTTCTCCTATCTTCCTCAGGCCAGCAGCAAGCTGAACCAAGGAAGGCTCCACATAAACACACAACCTAACACCCCAATCCCTCACCCAGGGTGTGACGCACCATATCATGGCAGGACTCCACATCCTTGCCGATACCATGGCTGATCAGAGGCGGCTGAGAGGAGCAATTGATAAGAGATACAAATTCGTTCTTGTTGTTTTTGGGGAAGTCTTTGTATTCAACCTAAGGGGAAAAAGAGAGCTGAGGCTAGGGTAGGGAACAGTGCATACAAGTGGGTTGGAGGGCTGCAGCTCCAGGCCCGGCCCACAGGCAGGGAGATACCTGGCTCTTCCCAACTCAGCCTAGCTGTGGCCACACCAACACCTGCCCTGTCAGCCCAGAACCTGCCAGGAACCTAGGTGTCTGCTCAGAAGCCCTAGCCTAGGAAACGCCATATCCTTTTCAGGCATCAGCACGATGAGTCTGTTCTTTGAAATCCAAATTTACAACCATTGCCAGTGATAAGAAGTTTTGTTTTTAGGGTTGGCTTGAATTTTGAAGTGTTATTACCAAAGGGTAAGGATGTTTCTCTTACCACATATGCTTACAATACATCTATACCTCCTTCCCTTCTGCCCTTCCACCACTGCTCCCCAACCCATCCCTGGACAGAACTTGATTTAAGAAACAAAGTGCAAAGCTCATTTTCTCAGGAAAGCCAAGAGATGACTGTCCTGAGACACAGCCATCACAGCTCAGGCCTGACAGTTACCTGGAATCCCTGGACTCTGGAAAGATAGTCCAGTTGCTCAGAGGGTCTCGTGAGAGGTCCATGGGGTACGTGGCCTGAAGAGATGTTATTCTTTAAAATGGTCTCGGCTGTGGGCGATGTGCCCCCATACAACAACTCTCGGGCTATCATGGCAGTTACCGTGGCCTTGGCAGGATTCGGAGCTGCCCTGGTAAAATCTTTGGTGTGATGTCCTTGACTAACTCCTACAGCCTGAGCGACCTCCGGCACCATGGGAAGAATTCCAGCAGGCAGCTGCTGGTGACTTAGATAAGGCATCCTGAACTCATCCTCTTTATTACCTGGGAGGGACACACATAGTAAACACGAATCCACATCCACAGCCTGGAAAAACACGATGATGCCGTCAAACCCCACGCTGGCCCTCCCGTTGGCACGCACAGGGATCGGGGAATGATGCGGACACTCTGCATGCGGGAACTCACTGGCTGGGCTCCTGCTATTATTCAGGATCCATGTAAATCCCAGAATCACATTTAGATAAAGACAATATTAAGATCACACTTACTAGTCCCATTTTCATCCCCAGAGCCAGGTTCAAAAAAGGTTACTTTTCTTCCATCTCCTGGTTTCTTTATGggcgtcttaaaaaaaaaagccatgagcAGAAGTCAGATCATTGAAAAATTAGCTCCTGCCATCTACATCTACACAAAGCCCAACCAGCAGTAACTGAGGCAATCAGCAGAAAAATCCTGCCCCACCTGACCACTGGCACCCTGACAGACACCTGGCAGAGCCCATCGCCTCATCCTAATGCACCCTCCTGCCCACACCCCTGCCCACAAAGTGCACTAACCATGAATGCTAAGCTGCGCTCTGCACCCACAGGGAGACGGGAAGCACTGAACCAAAAAGAGCAGAGATGCTAGATGGCAGAGCCCCCCAAGGTGGGGAAAGCAGCTTTCAGACTGAAGCTGAACAAACAAATCGAGACTATTTCCTGGAGCTGATATTCAATTCAAAAGTAAGGTGACATTCCAAAATTAACACCCTTATGGGGAAAATGTTATTACCTAAGAATTTTCTCAAAACATCACCTTTCTGAGAAATAACAGAAGACATTATGAATGTCCTGACaaaattctgaaatgaaaaaCCCAAAAGCTAAGCCTAAGCTCTGCACTGGCAGTATCTGGGGCCCCAATCAGTTATTAACGACGTGGCCATGGCTGACGCTGTTTCTCACTGTCGATAAGACTGGCAGACAGGAATGAATCAGTTTTATAAATGATCTCAAGTTTATCTCATTAGGACCATTTAGTGACACGAAACAAGAAGGTCAGCCAAGGCTTTTGCTGAGGTCCTGCTTACCACTTCTGGCAGACACAAATTctttttaactttccttttttttgagacagggtctgttgcccaagctggagtgcagtggtgtgatcatggctcactgcaaacttgacctcccagggctcaagtgatcctcctacctcagccttgtagctcggactacaggcacaagccaacacacctggctgatttttaaatttttttgtaaagacagagtttcatcatgttgcccagactggtcctgaactcctggattcaaggtcttggcctcccaaagtgctgagattacaggtaggagccatcacacctggccgtGAATTTTTCAACAGGGGTTTATTTTCATCTGATGTTCAACTCacataggaaaaaagaaatcccaaaccTAAACTTTGGATCTGACTTGTCTCTACTGTCACACTGtcattttcccagaaaaaaacaaagcctgtTCCGCAATTAACAAAAGCCTTTAACAAAAGCCTAACAGTTATAAATCTTTCACACAGGCTTTATTTCTAGAGTGGAAATCACACTTAGTAATTTCAAGCCTAATTACCCCTCATCCTACAAATGGAGAGGAGCAAGCAGCCCTCCACAAAGCATCCCCAGACCACGAAGATGCCGACACGATCATGATCTAACCCAGACCCGCCTGGGGCCAAGTGGACATGTGAGGCCCCTGTGAGCACATTATGGTCCAAACGGATGACACATCGCTCAGCAGGACTGCTTTAACTGCCAGGAGGATGAAGCCTTGCCTTGAAGCCTGCCCCTGGAGGCGTCCCAGTTCCCTAGGGTGAGGCAAGAGACCACCTTGCAATGAGAGAGACCACAGCAGTCACCTTCTCCTCTGACTTGAGTGCTGGCTTGGTGGGCTGCGCCTGCGGAACTTTGAAACCAAGGATCTCCAGCATGTTCTCGGCTGCATTGCGCTTGGCCACCTTCTTGTTGGTGCCTGTTCCTTCTGCAGTGTGGTTTCCAACCTTTACCTGCACAAAGAAGTTAAAACACAGACCAGTGCTTAAACCTTCGGAATAACAACCAGGCAGGAATTGGTGTGTTGCAAAATAACCCCAACAATGGTCAGAAGTGAGATAACAGTGGTGCCCTGAACCTGGCCTGCTTGTCTGTGAGAGCTAATTATTAAATAGGAGTTTGGAAAGCTGGCTGTTAAAACATAGCCagtattaaacatttaattatataagCTTATAATTAAACTATTTTAACAGAAGTAATTTTTGACTGCATTTTATAATTATCTGTGTTCTGAAGGTCTGTCCAGCTTTGCATTTGTATGATCAAACAGTCTGTGATAGTGACTTACTGCACATCTCTTGCCAGCATTACAATCGGAAGTATCACTTTGacagcttgaaatcagccatggtaGGACTATTTATACCACAGAAATCTACAAATGCTACGCATGAAAAGATTAAGTTGTTTATTGATTGTCTAAGTTTAAACTTACAATGATGAAGAAAAGGTTAATATAGCAGATTAAACTTACAAGCAGGAGAAGTTTGCAGCCACTACACTGTAACTAGTACGAAAAAGTGAAATATCTTCCAGTCTTTGAAAATTATTATCCAATTTAGCAGAGAAGCCACTCATGTAATTTACAAATGAGTGATGTTACATGTCttcattgttttactttctttttgtggGGTGGGGAATAGAATCTCACTTcatcacacaggctagagtgcagtgacatgatctcggctcactgcaacctcagcttcccagattcaagcgactctcctgcctcagccactgaagtagctgggattactggcgtgtgccaccattcctagctaacttttgtatttttagtagacaagaggtttcaccatgttggcctggccggtctcaaacccctgacctcaaatgatctgcccgcctcggcctcccaaaatgctgggattacgggcatgagccaccatgcccagcctgttttactTTCATCTTACCTGTTAAcgtaaataaaaaatatcaaccAATATTCATGCTAGAACCAAAATCTCAAACCTAAAGTATGGATTTGTCAATGACATGAGCAACACATCTGCTGAACTGGATAGTAATAGAAAATTATGTGCTGTATGATTTTATAACACTATTGTTGGTGACTGTCACACTGAAATATGTACAAAATTTACAATAAAGtgtgtattatttataaattgtgCTATATATCCTGTCAGTAAAATTTATAACACACATGTATAtaacacacgtgtgtgtgtgtgtgtaaaacacaCATGTACTCAGCTCCTCCCATCAAACCACCCTCCCCAAAGACGTGGTCGTTAAACATGTTCCAGCACATCCCTGTTTACAAGCCCCTTCCAAGTGGATCATGATCACAGGCACCTGGCTGCTAAAACCAAAAGCCCAGGTAACAAGACTAAGAGAGTCGAGGAAACCATTCCCTGGCCTGGGTCTAAATTCCAATCTGGCCATCTACCAGCCATTTCttcttgggcaaattactgaTCCTCTCAGCAAACTGCAATTTCCTTTTGTGGAATGAAAGGATCATTCTTTTCATACTTTCTGACTGCACAGGTAAAACATACCAGCTCAACTTTATATAAGTTATAAATTGCTACGCGAGTCAAGTATTGTGTTTTACATCAGAAGCACTTAATCAAATCATAATTAAGTTAAGCTGCCTATGTGAAGTAACCACTTAGCTTTGAACTTAATAAGCTAAGTACAAAAAGAAATGTTCCACACTAATTTGAAGCGTCACGCAACCTAAGGACGAGCCAACCCTGGATTCCAGACTATACAAGGATtaggaggaagagaaacagatCTCTTGATACTACTTGCAAAATTTACCTTTGGAAAAGAGCAATGTCATAAACCTTCAAGGagacataatgaagaaaaacttTACCTAGCACCTGCCACCCCAACACCCTAGCACGCTTTCTTCACAATTTCAGTGCAACATACCCACATTCCTCCCAGTGCACACAGCAGTAGTGCTGATGTGCAGACATTACATTCACATACACTAAGTGTTTATTTTAAGCCTTAAGATACACAACTTAATCTTTCATATGCAGCCTTTACAGATTTCGGTGGTATGGGTAAGCTGTCAAATTATAGAAAGCCACAGGGTCTTAATAAGGATCATAGTTGCTGGTAAAACATGGCCCATGGGACCCAGCCTCCTCAGGAAGTTGTCCAGGCCTTGAACCTCCATCAGCCCCCAAGACTGGATATGGTCAGAGAAAGGGGCATCCATAATTCACACTGGCCCACCTGCATCACGAACTCCCTGCGGCGCGGAAGGCCTCGCTCTGTGAGAAGCATGTACTCCGGCTCCTTCTCCTTTTTTGCCTGCTGGATCTGGGCCAGTCTGCTAATCGGATTGATCCCCTGGCCATATTCTGGGGTTGTCTGTGGCTGAGGAGCAAACAAGGAGGAAACTCTGTCATGTTATTCACAGCATGAACTTGGTCAACTCAGAGATCAGGATATGAGAGGAGGTAAGAAATTTTGGGTTGACCTAATGGctcagaattaaattttttttttaatttaacatttttaaaatggaaagatgcTTTGATTTTCTACAATTGCTATGAGGTGATTTTAAGGTCTTAGCAAACCAACATCAACATTTCACTATAACAAAGCATCACTATGACTGCAACACCTGTTTTTTAACAAATTTCAATATATGACAGTAAATAGgcagaaaaaacataaaacactaTTCCTACAACTTCCTGAAAGTCTGAGCTATGATGGGTTCCCAATTTTCTTGAAAAGAACTCAAAATCCAgacaccattttttttaaaaagctcaagcTGATGCCATATGGCAAGAAGAATCTCAGAATCCCAGTTACTTCCTTTGACTACCTTTTGTGCCAAGGAGCCCTCACCCACTCTGCTGATCAGAAGTGATTTCCAGGCTGTATTaagcaaaaaaaggaaacaaaagggtATATACAGTATGCTAACTTTTATGTAAGAAAAATCTGTATCTTGATACGGCATGAAATTACGTGTACTGAAAAATCACAAAGTCCCCCATGGAATAATGTCtttctgggggtggggaaggggtcaATATAACTCTTTGATTGATGCATTAGTGTGGctcaaaaatccaaaagaaaaggcACACAGCAAAATGTCTCAGTCCCATCCTGCCCCCATGGGCTTCCTGCCTGGCATATATCTCTTCCACCTTCAGAACAGCACCATGGTCACTGAGACAGAGGCACTGTTATTTTACCACGTGCTCCACAGACACCCACGGCGTTCCGGCCAAATACCGTACTGTGATCACGGGGGCTGTGATGAGTGCCTCCTGTGCAGATGTGTGTGCTCAGCTGCAGGTGCCTCTACTGAATGGACACAGTGTCCTTATCTTACCTAACAGGTGGCTCTTGCAGCACCTCTAAAGGGTCTGCCAGGCCTGGGGGGTGACATGTTGGTCTCATCCCCTTTCACCTCAGGGACAGCAACCAGCCTTCTAAACCCCTCAACCATCTATAGGTCATGAAAACACCTTCTATGTTCAGGAAAGTTCTTACCTTAActatgggttttgttttctttttgattctagGCTTTACTCGTTCAACTGTAGGCAGGGGCGGTAACTTCTTCAGCTCCTCGAGGACAGCTATGGCggcatttttctttgaaatcttcttgcttttcccttcaccttcccccACAAACTCCCCAACCGAAACCTTGGTCACAAAGTTCTTCATGTGGGGTGGGCCACTCTCCCGGGCCACCTGTTTCAGAGGGAAAGACTGAGTGAAAGTGGACAGACACTTATTAAAAGCTGCAAGGCACACTGGCTGGCACACTTCACACAGACACAGGAAAGGGGAATCAAGGACAAGGCCTATTAAATGAAAGGAGCATGCATGTCCGCAAAAGGGAGCAGGGATAATTTCAAATGCTTTCTTGCGTTTCTTCTTACTTCTCAAA
This is a stretch of genomic DNA from Saimiri boliviensis isolate mSaiBol1 chromosome 9, mSaiBol1.pri, whole genome shotgun sequence. It encodes these proteins:
- the STAU1 gene encoding double-stranded RNA-binding protein Staufen homolog 1 isoform X2, with translation MSQVQVQVQNPSAALSGSQILNKNQSLLSQPLMSIPSTTSSLPSENAGRPIQNSALPSASITSTSAAAESITPTVELNALCMKLGKKPMYKPVDPYSRMQSTYNYNMRGGAYPPRYFYPFPVPPLLYQVELSVGGQQFNGKGKTRQAAKHDAAAKALRILQNEPPPERLEVNGRESEEENLNKSEISQVFEIALKRNLPVNFEVARESGPPHMKNFVTKVSVGEFVGEGEGKSKKISKKNAAIAVLEELKKLPPLPTVERVKPRIKKKTKPIVKPQTTPEYGQGINPISRLAQIQQAKKEKEPEYMLLTERGLPRRREFVMQVKVGNHTAEGTGTNKKVAKRNAAENMLEILGFKVPQAQPTKPALKSEEKTPIKKPGDGRKVTFFEPGSGDENGTSNKEDEFRMPYLSHQQLPAGILPMVPEVAQAVGVSQGHHTKDFTRAAPNPAKATVTAMIARELLYGGTSPTAETILKNNISSGHVPHGPLTRPSEQLDYLSRVQGFQVEYKDFPKNNKNEFVSLINCSSQPPLISHGIGKDVESCHDMAALNILKLLSELDQQSTEMPRTGNGPMSVCGRC
- the STAU1 gene encoding double-stranded RNA-binding protein Staufen homolog 1 isoform X1, giving the protein MSQVQVQVQNPSAALSGSQILNKNQSLLSQPLMSIPSTTSSLPSENAGRPIQNSALPSASITSTSAAAESITPTVELNALCMKLGKKPMYKPVDPYSRMQSTYNYNMRGGAYPPRYFYPFPVPPLLYQVELSVGGQQFNGKGKTRQAAKHDAAAKALRILQNEPPPERLEVNGRESEEENLNKSEISQVFEIALKRNLPVNFESFPLKQVARESGPPHMKNFVTKVSVGEFVGEGEGKSKKISKKNAAIAVLEELKKLPPLPTVERVKPRIKKKTKPIVKPQTTPEYGQGINPISRLAQIQQAKKEKEPEYMLLTERGLPRRREFVMQVKVGNHTAEGTGTNKKVAKRNAAENMLEILGFKVPQAQPTKPALKSEEKTPIKKPGDGRKVTFFEPGSGDENGTSNKEDEFRMPYLSHQQLPAGILPMVPEVAQAVGVSQGHHTKDFTRAAPNPAKATVTAMIARELLYGGTSPTAETILKNNISSGHVPHGPLTRPSEQLDYLSRVQGFQVEYKDFPKNNKNEFVSLINCSSQPPLISHGIGKDVESCHDMAALNILKLLSELDQQSTEMPRTGNGPMSVCGRC
- the STAU1 gene encoding double-stranded RNA-binding protein Staufen homolog 1 isoform X3, whose translation is MKLGKKPMYKPVDPYSRMQSTYNYNMRGGAYPPRYFYPFPVPPLLYQVELSVGGQQFNGKGKTRQAAKHDAAAKALRILQNEPPPERLEVNGRESEEENLNKSEISQVFEIALKRNLPVNFESFPLKQVARESGPPHMKNFVTKVSVGEFVGEGEGKSKKISKKNAAIAVLEELKKLPPLPTVERVKPRIKKKTKPIVKPQTTPEYGQGINPISRLAQIQQAKKEKEPEYMLLTERGLPRRREFVMQVKVGNHTAEGTGTNKKVAKRNAAENMLEILGFKVPQAQPTKPALKSEEKTPIKKPGDGRKVTFFEPGSGDENGTSNKEDEFRMPYLSHQQLPAGILPMVPEVAQAVGVSQGHHTKDFTRAAPNPAKATVTAMIARELLYGGTSPTAETILKNNISSGHVPHGPLTRPSEQLDYLSRVQGFQVEYKDFPKNNKNEFVSLINCSSQPPLISHGIGKDVESCHDMAALNILKLLSELDQQSTEMPRTGNGPMSVCGRC
- the STAU1 gene encoding double-stranded RNA-binding protein Staufen homolog 1 isoform X4, with amino-acid sequence MKLGKKPMYKPVDPYSRMQSTYNYNMRGGAYPPRYFYPFPVPPLLYQVELSVGGQQFNGKGKTRQAAKHDAAAKALRILQNEPPPERLEVNGRESEEENLNKSEISQVFEIALKRNLPVNFEVARESGPPHMKNFVTKVSVGEFVGEGEGKSKKISKKNAAIAVLEELKKLPPLPTVERVKPRIKKKTKPIVKPQTTPEYGQGINPISRLAQIQQAKKEKEPEYMLLTERGLPRRREFVMQVKVGNHTAEGTGTNKKVAKRNAAENMLEILGFKVPQAQPTKPALKSEEKTPIKKPGDGRKVTFFEPGSGDENGTSNKEDEFRMPYLSHQQLPAGILPMVPEVAQAVGVSQGHHTKDFTRAAPNPAKATVTAMIARELLYGGTSPTAETILKNNISSGHVPHGPLTRPSEQLDYLSRVQGFQVEYKDFPKNNKNEFVSLINCSSQPPLISHGIGKDVESCHDMAALNILKLLSELDQQSTEMPRTGNGPMSVCGRC